One region of Mycolicibacterium insubricum genomic DNA includes:
- the ppk2 gene encoding polyphosphate kinase 2: MPKTKARKTKTSGADPSSNGATKPKKRKLPNDVYEAELFRLQTELVALQEWVKETGARIVIIFEGRDAAGKGGTIKRLAEYLNPRVVRTVALPAPTERERGQWYYQRYVQHLPTKGEIVLFDRSWYNRAGVETVMGFCTPAEHTLFLRQTPIFENMLMDDGIILRKYWFSVSDGEQLRRFRARLNDPVRQWKLSPMDLESLYRWEDYSRAKDQMMVHTDTKASPWYIVESDIKKHARLNMLSHLLSSIDYHRVDRPSVAIPKKRPGGNYIRPSRDLATYVPDHVSQLLGDPS, encoded by the coding sequence ATGCCGAAGACCAAGGCCCGGAAGACCAAGACGTCCGGGGCCGACCCGAGTTCCAATGGGGCGACAAAGCCCAAGAAGCGCAAGCTGCCCAACGACGTCTACGAGGCCGAATTGTTCCGGCTGCAAACCGAACTCGTCGCCCTGCAGGAGTGGGTGAAGGAGACCGGTGCGCGGATCGTGATCATCTTCGAGGGTCGCGACGCGGCCGGCAAGGGCGGCACCATCAAGCGCCTCGCCGAATACCTCAACCCGCGCGTGGTGCGGACCGTGGCGCTGCCGGCACCCACCGAACGCGAGCGCGGCCAGTGGTACTACCAGCGTTACGTGCAGCATCTGCCCACCAAGGGAGAGATCGTGCTGTTCGACCGGTCCTGGTACAACCGCGCCGGTGTGGAGACGGTGATGGGTTTCTGCACCCCGGCCGAGCACACGCTGTTCCTGCGGCAGACCCCTATCTTCGAGAACATGCTGATGGACGACGGGATCATCTTGCGCAAGTACTGGTTCTCGGTGTCCGACGGGGAACAGTTGCGCCGGTTCCGGGCCCGGCTCAACGACCCGGTGCGCCAATGGAAGCTCTCCCCGATGGACCTGGAATCGCTGTACCGGTGGGAGGACTACTCGCGCGCCAAGGACCAGATGATGGTGCACACCGACACCAAGGCCAGCCCCTGGTACATCGTGGAATCCGACATCAAGAAGCACGCCCGGCTCAACATGCTGTCGCATCTGCTGTCCAGCATCGACTATCACCGGGTGGACCGGCCGTCGGTGGCCATCCCGAAGAAGCGGCCCGGCGGAAACTACATCCGGCCGTCGCGGGATCTGGCGACCTATGTGCCCGACCACGTATCGCAGCTGCTCGGCGATCCGAGCTGA
- a CDS encoding DUF6912 family protein, producing MMRVYLPATLSMVARLVDDGRLAAVNGTAFALTPALREAYAAGDEDELAEVALGEAALASIRLLAAEPGVRPRRAVLVADVDDVTLRPDLDDAVVRLAEPVTMAQIAAGFVDNADAEPAVAAAMAAIDEADLGDEDAELTVGDAQDHDLAWYGTQELPFLLDLL from the coding sequence CTGATGCGGGTCTACCTCCCGGCGACGCTGTCCATGGTGGCGCGCCTGGTGGACGACGGGCGGTTGGCCGCCGTCAACGGAACCGCGTTCGCCCTCACCCCGGCGCTGCGGGAGGCCTATGCGGCCGGTGACGAGGACGAGCTGGCCGAGGTCGCCCTCGGCGAGGCCGCGCTGGCCTCGATCCGGTTGCTGGCCGCCGAGCCCGGTGTGCGGCCCCGGCGTGCGGTGCTGGTCGCCGACGTCGACGACGTGACCCTGCGGCCTGATCTCGACGACGCCGTGGTGCGGCTGGCCGAGCCGGTGACGATGGCGCAGATCGCGGCCGGCTTCGTCGACAACGCCGATGCCGAGCCCGCGGTCGCGGCCGCGATGGCGGCGATCGACGAGGCCGATCTCGGCGACGAGGACGCCGAACTGACCGTCGGCGACGCGCAGGATCACGACCTGGCCTGGTACGGCACCCAGGAACTGCCATTCCTGTTGGATCTGCTGTGA
- a CDS encoding ferredoxin reductase, whose amino-acid sequence MAKNHVKFNAKVVDTVRPTVAGADRHPIWHSVRGLVGRMTTPLLPDDYLHLVNPLWSARELRGRVVSVRKETADSATLTIRPGWGFSFDYHPGQYVGIGVLVDGRWRWRSYSLTSSPVIDGARRDRTISITVKAMPEGFLSSHLVDGIEPGIIVRLADPQGNFVLPDPAPEKVLFLTAGSGVTPIMSMLRTLDRRDQITDVVHVHSAPRADDVLFGAELAALHDAHPSYRLLLRETRTQGRLALDRLDEVVPDWRERQAWACGPGAMLADAERVWGQAGLPDNLHLEHFAVSRAEPHGAGGTVTFARTGKSVTVDAATSVLEAGEGVGELMPFGCRMGICQSCVVELVDGHVRDLRTGVEHEPGTRIQTCVSAPSGDCTVNS is encoded by the coding sequence ATGGCTAAGAATCATGTGAAGTTCAACGCCAAGGTCGTGGATACCGTGCGGCCGACGGTGGCCGGCGCCGATCGGCACCCGATCTGGCACTCGGTCCGCGGTCTGGTGGGGCGGATGACCACCCCGCTGCTGCCCGACGACTACCTGCACCTGGTGAACCCGCTGTGGTCGGCGCGCGAGCTGCGCGGCCGGGTGGTGTCCGTGCGCAAGGAGACCGCCGACTCGGCCACCCTGACCATCCGTCCGGGGTGGGGATTCAGCTTCGACTACCACCCGGGCCAGTACGTCGGTATCGGCGTGCTGGTCGACGGCCGGTGGCGGTGGAGGTCCTACTCGCTGACCTCCAGCCCGGTGATCGACGGCGCGCGCCGCGATCGCACCATCTCCATCACCGTCAAGGCCATGCCCGAGGGCTTCCTGTCCTCGCACCTGGTCGACGGCATCGAACCGGGCATCATCGTGCGGCTGGCCGATCCGCAGGGCAACTTCGTGCTGCCGGACCCGGCGCCGGAGAAGGTGCTGTTCCTGACCGCCGGCTCCGGGGTCACCCCGATCATGTCGATGCTGCGCACCTTGGACCGGCGCGACCAGATCACCGATGTCGTGCACGTGCATTCCGCACCGAGGGCCGACGACGTGCTGTTCGGCGCCGAGCTCGCGGCGCTGCACGATGCGCACCCCAGTTACCGGCTGCTGCTGCGGGAGACCCGTACGCAGGGCCGCCTCGCGCTGGACCGGCTCGACGAGGTGGTGCCCGACTGGCGCGAGCGTCAGGCGTGGGCGTGCGGCCCCGGGGCGATGCTGGCCGATGCCGAGCGGGTGTGGGGGCAGGCCGGGCTGCCGGACAACCTGCACCTGGAGCATTTCGCGGTGTCGCGGGCCGAGCCGCACGGTGCCGGTGGCACGGTGACCTTCGCCCGCACCGGGAAATCGGTGACCGTGGACGCCGCGACCTCGGTGCTGGAGGCCGGTGAGGGCGTCGGCGAGCTGATGCCGTTCGGCTGCCGGATGGGGATCTGCCAGTCCTGCGTGGTGGAGTTGGTCGACGGGCACGTCCGCGACCTGCGCACCGGCGTCGAGCACGAACCGGGTACCCGGATCCAGACCTGTGTGTCGGCCCCGTCGGGCGACTGTACGGTCAATTCATAA
- a CDS encoding fatty acid desaturase family protein → MAITDVPEFAHLTDADIDNLAADLDEIRRDVEASLGEKDARYIRRTIAAQRALEVAGRLMLTAGTKRKAWWAGAATLGAAKIIENMEIGHNVMHGQWDWMNDPEIHSSSWEWDMAGASKHWRFTHNFMHHKYTNILGMDDDVGYGLLRVTRDQRWTPSNVLNVVYNTMLGLLFEWGVALQHLEIGKIFKDRDDRQATLVRLGEFSGKAGHQIFKDYVMFPALTSLSPWATFRSTATANVLANIIRNVWSNAVIFCGHFPDGAEKFTKTDMIGESKGQWYLRQMLGSANFENGPALRFMSGNLCHQIEHHLYPDLPSNRLYEVSIRVREVCDKYDLPYTTGPFLVQYAKTWRTIAKLSLPDKYLRDTADDAPETCSEAMFAVLGADDAVAPAEGPRRGLKSAIARVRAVRQERRRARKAAARKGADVTRIDRGDKAA, encoded by the coding sequence ATGGCGATTACCGACGTACCGGAGTTCGCGCATCTGACCGACGCCGACATCGACAACCTGGCCGCCGACCTCGACGAGATCCGGCGTGATGTCGAGGCCTCACTGGGTGAGAAAGACGCCCGCTACATCCGGCGGACCATCGCCGCCCAGCGCGCGCTGGAGGTCGCCGGCCGGCTGATGCTGACCGCCGGCACCAAGCGCAAGGCGTGGTGGGCCGGGGCGGCGACCCTGGGTGCGGCCAAGATCATCGAGAACATGGAGATCGGCCACAACGTCATGCACGGCCAGTGGGACTGGATGAACGACCCGGAGATTCACTCCTCCAGCTGGGAGTGGGACATGGCCGGCGCATCCAAGCACTGGCGGTTCACCCACAACTTCATGCACCACAAGTACACCAACATCCTCGGCATGGACGACGATGTGGGCTACGGCCTGCTGCGCGTCACCCGCGACCAGCGGTGGACGCCGAGCAACGTCCTCAACGTCGTGTACAACACCATGCTCGGCCTGCTCTTCGAATGGGGTGTGGCGCTGCAGCACCTGGAGATCGGCAAGATCTTCAAGGACCGCGACGACCGCCAGGCCACCCTGGTCCGGCTCGGCGAGTTCTCCGGCAAGGCGGGGCATCAGATCTTCAAGGACTACGTGATGTTCCCGGCGCTGACCTCGCTGTCACCGTGGGCGACCTTCCGCTCGACGGCGACGGCCAACGTGCTGGCGAACATCATCCGCAACGTCTGGTCCAACGCGGTCATCTTCTGCGGTCACTTCCCCGACGGCGCAGAGAAATTCACCAAGACCGACATGATCGGCGAGTCCAAGGGCCAGTGGTACCTGCGGCAGATGCTCGGTAGCGCGAACTTCGAGAACGGGCCCGCGCTGCGCTTCATGAGCGGCAACCTGTGCCACCAGATCGAGCACCACCTGTACCCGGATCTGCCCAGCAACCGGCTCTACGAGGTGTCGATCCGGGTCCGGGAGGTCTGCGACAAGTACGACCTGCCCTACACCACCGGACCGTTCCTGGTGCAGTACGCCAAGACCTGGCGGACCATCGCCAAGCTGTCGCTGCCGGACAAGTACCTGCGCGACACCGCCGACGACGCACCGGAGACCTGCAGCGAGGCGATGTTCGCCGTGCTCGGGGCCGACGACGCCGTGGCGCCGGCCGAGGGACCCCGGCGCGGTCTCAAGAGCGCCATCGCCCGGGTCCGGGCGGTGCGCCAGGAGCGCCGCCGGGCCCGCAAGGCCGCGGCCCGAAAGGGTGCCGACGTGACCCGCATCGACCGCGGGGATAAAGCCGCCTGA
- a CDS encoding ammonium transporter: MHQIDPAATAWLLAATALVLLMTPGLAIFYGGMVRTTGVLNMIMMSFISIPLVTVSWLLFGYSLAFSGTGEGGLIGNLAHFGLRGIGPASVHGQVPELLFATFQLSFAIITAALISGAIADRAKFAAWVVFVPIWAVAVYAVVAHWVWAPGGWLARLGVLDYAGGLVVEMVSGASALALVLVLGPRLGFKKDVMRPHNLPFVLLGVGLLWFGWFGFNAGSAMAADGTAAAIFLNTLVAGCLGMLGWLAVEQIRDGKPTTFGAASGVVAGLVAITPSCGTVNTLGAVVVGLTAGMVCAFAIGWKFRFNYDDSLDVVGVHFVGGVIGTLLIGLLATATMTAGPEGLFYGGGLAQLGKQAMAAVIVAGYAFGMSYLVAKVIDLVIGFRISPDDEASGVDFSQHAETAYAEGVHGHAGPRRPGLGPGLGPAGH, from the coding sequence ATGCATCAGATCGACCCCGCCGCCACCGCGTGGCTGCTGGCCGCCACCGCCCTCGTCCTGCTGATGACCCCCGGGTTGGCGATCTTCTACGGCGGCATGGTGCGCACCACCGGCGTGCTCAACATGATCATGATGAGCTTCATCTCCATCCCGCTGGTGACGGTTTCCTGGCTGCTGTTCGGCTACAGCCTGGCGTTCTCCGGCACCGGCGAGGGCGGCCTGATCGGCAACCTGGCGCACTTCGGGCTGCGCGGGATCGGCCCGGCGTCGGTGCACGGCCAGGTTCCCGAGCTGTTGTTCGCGACGTTCCAGCTGTCCTTCGCCATCATCACCGCGGCCCTGATCAGCGGCGCGATCGCCGACCGGGCCAAGTTCGCGGCCTGGGTGGTCTTCGTGCCGATCTGGGCGGTCGCGGTGTACGCCGTCGTCGCGCACTGGGTCTGGGCGCCCGGCGGCTGGCTGGCCCGACTCGGTGTGCTGGACTACGCGGGCGGCCTGGTCGTCGAAATGGTCTCCGGCGCTTCGGCGTTGGCGTTGGTGCTGGTGCTCGGACCGCGGCTGGGCTTCAAGAAGGACGTCATGCGCCCACACAACCTGCCGTTCGTGCTGCTGGGCGTGGGCCTGCTGTGGTTCGGCTGGTTCGGTTTCAACGCCGGCTCGGCCATGGCGGCCGACGGGACCGCCGCCGCCATCTTCCTCAACACCCTGGTCGCCGGCTGCCTGGGCATGCTCGGCTGGCTCGCCGTCGAGCAGATCCGCGACGGCAAGCCGACGACCTTCGGCGCGGCCTCCGGAGTGGTCGCCGGGCTGGTGGCCATCACCCCGTCGTGCGGGACGGTCAACACCCTCGGTGCCGTCGTGGTGGGCCTGACCGCCGGGATGGTGTGCGCCTTTGCGATCGGGTGGAAATTCCGCTTCAACTACGACGATTCACTCGACGTGGTCGGCGTGCACTTCGTCGGCGGGGTCATCGGCACGCTGCTGATCGGGCTGCTGGCCACCGCGACGATGACCGCGGGCCCGGAGGGGCTGTTCTACGGCGGAGGCCTGGCCCAGCTCGGCAAACAGGCGATGGCCGCCGTCATCGTCGCCGGCTACGCCTTCGGCATGTCCTATCTGGTGGCCAAGGTGATCGACCTGGTGATCGGCTTCCGGATCAGTCCCGACGACGAGGCATCCGGCGTCGACTTCTCCCAGCACGCCGAAACCGCCTACGCCGAAGGGGTTCACGGCCACGCGGGACCGCGCCGCCCCGGCCTGGGACCCGGTCTCGGGCCGGCCGGACACTAG
- a CDS encoding aldo/keto reductase has product MTPVTSIELNDGNSIPQFGFGVFQVPPKETAETVRTALDAGYRHIDTAQMYFNERGVGEGIRSCGLDRSEVFVTTKLHNGKHLPDDARRAFDESLAKLGFDYVDLFLIHWPLPGLYDGDFVSTWKTLEEFHEQGRARSIGVSNFEIAHLQRLAAETATVPAVNQIEAHPYWGNDAVRGYGAEHGIVTEAWSPIAQGRVLGDPVITGIADGLGRTPAQVVLRWHIQKGTVVFPKTMSPQRMRENLSVFDFVLDDAAMAAIDGLDKGIAGRIGPDPDQFNWIPE; this is encoded by the coding sequence GTGACCCCAGTGACCAGCATTGAACTCAACGACGGCAACTCCATCCCCCAATTCGGCTTCGGCGTCTTCCAGGTCCCCCCCAAAGAGACCGCGGAGACGGTGCGCACCGCTCTGGACGCCGGTTACCGGCACATCGACACCGCGCAGATGTATTTCAACGAGCGCGGCGTCGGCGAGGGCATCCGCTCCTGTGGCCTGGACCGCTCCGAGGTGTTCGTCACCACCAAGCTGCACAACGGCAAGCACCTGCCCGACGACGCCCGTCGCGCCTTCGACGAAAGCCTCGCCAAGCTCGGCTTCGACTACGTCGACCTGTTCCTGATCCACTGGCCGCTGCCCGGCCTGTACGACGGTGATTTCGTGTCCACCTGGAAGACCCTGGAGGAGTTCCACGAGCAGGGCCGCGCCCGCAGCATCGGGGTGTCGAACTTCGAGATCGCCCACCTGCAGCGACTGGCCGCCGAGACGGCGACCGTCCCGGCGGTCAACCAGATCGAGGCGCACCCGTACTGGGGCAACGACGCGGTGCGCGGCTACGGCGCCGAGCACGGCATCGTCACCGAGGCCTGGTCCCCGATCGCCCAGGGCCGGGTGCTCGGCGACCCGGTGATCACCGGGATCGCCGACGGCCTGGGTCGCACCCCCGCGCAGGTGGTGCTGCGCTGGCATATCCAGAAGGGCACCGTGGTGTTCCCGAAAACCATGTCGCCGCAACGGATGCGGGAGAACCTGTCGGTGTTCGACTTCGTCCTCGACGACGCGGCCATGGCGGCGATCGACGGTCTGGACAAGGGTATCGCCGGCCGCATCGGTCCCGATCCCGATCAGTTCAACTGGATCCCGGAGTAG
- the rsgA gene encoding ribosome small subunit-dependent GTPase A, producing MKTSDYDESDVRIRPGKGTRPRTKTRPEHADAEAAMVVTVDRGRWGCVLGGDPDRPVTAMRARELGRTPIVVGDDVDVVGDLSGRPDTLARIVRRGQRRTVLRRTADDTDPTERVVVANADQLLIVVALADPPPRTGFVERALIAAYAGGLSPILCLTKSDLAEPDSFAAHFADLDLRIVTAGRTDAVDEVAQLLTGKLTVLLGHSGVGKSTLVNRLVPDADRAIGRVSGVGKGRHTSTQSVALPLPGGGWVIDTPGVRSFGLAHVRPDDVLLAFSDLAAAIGDCPRGCGHLGPPTDPECALDELTGPAVRRVAAARVLLGLLRDGVSPDAAEPTR from the coding sequence ATCAAGACCAGCGACTACGACGAGTCCGATGTCCGGATCCGCCCGGGCAAGGGCACCCGGCCGCGCACCAAGACCCGCCCCGAGCACGCCGACGCCGAGGCGGCCATGGTGGTCACCGTCGACCGGGGCCGCTGGGGCTGCGTGCTCGGCGGGGATCCGGACCGCCCGGTCACCGCGATGCGGGCCCGCGAGCTGGGCCGCACCCCGATCGTCGTCGGCGACGACGTGGACGTGGTCGGTGATCTGTCCGGGCGCCCGGACACCCTGGCCCGCATCGTCCGTCGCGGGCAGCGGCGAACGGTGTTGCGGCGCACCGCCGATGACACCGATCCGACCGAGCGGGTGGTGGTCGCCAACGCCGATCAGCTGCTGATCGTGGTAGCGCTGGCCGACCCGCCGCCGCGCACCGGGTTCGTCGAGCGGGCGTTGATCGCCGCCTACGCCGGCGGCCTGTCCCCCATCCTGTGCCTGACGAAATCCGACCTGGCCGAACCGGATTCGTTCGCCGCGCATTTCGCCGACCTGGACCTGCGGATCGTCACCGCCGGGCGCACCGATGCGGTCGACGAGGTCGCGCAGCTGCTGACCGGGAAACTGACGGTGCTGCTGGGACATTCCGGCGTCGGCAAGTCGACGCTGGTGAATCGCCTGGTGCCCGACGCCGACCGGGCGATCGGCCGGGTGTCGGGCGTGGGCAAGGGCCGGCACACCTCCACCCAGTCGGTGGCACTGCCGCTGCCCGGCGGCGGCTGGGTGATCGACACCCCCGGGGTGCGCTCGTTCGGGCTGGCCCACGTCCGCCCCGACGACGTGCTGCTGGCCTTCTCCGACCTGGCCGCGGCGATCGGCGACTGCCCGCGCGGCTGCGGCCATCTGGGCCCGCCGACCGACCCCGAATGCGCACTCGACGAGCTGACCGGCCCGGCGGTGCGCCGAGTGGCCGCCGCCCGGGTGCTGCTGGGTCTGCTGCGCGACGGGGTCTCCCCCGACGCGGCCGAGCCCACGCGTTGA